The following coding sequences lie in one Desmodus rotundus isolate HL8 chromosome 1, HLdesRot8A.1, whole genome shotgun sequence genomic window:
- the MAPK8IP3 gene encoding C-Jun-amino-terminal kinase-interacting protein 3 isoform X11, translating into MMEIQMDEGGGVVVYQDDYCSGSVMSERVSGLAGSIYREFERLIHCYDEEVVKELMPLVVNVLENLDSVLSENQEHEVELELLREDNEQLLTQYEREKALRKQAEEKFIEFEDALEQEKKELQIQVEHYEFQTRQLELKAKNYADQTTCSLLVYTSQSFSRLEERESEMKKEYNALHQRHTEMIQTYVEHIERSKMQQVGGNSQTESSLPGRSPRQSWRKRKERPTSLNVFPLTDGMCPHDEMSESGQSSAAATPSTTGTKSNTPTSSVPSAAVTPLNESLQPLGDYGTGTKNSKRAREKRNSRNMEVQVTQEMRNVSIGMGSSDEWSDVQDIIDSTPELDMGREPRLDRTGNSPTQGIVNKAFGINTDSLYHELSTAGSEVIGDVDEGADLLGMGKEVGNLLLENSQLLETKNALNVVKNDLIAKVDQLSGEQEVLKGDLEAARQAKLRLESRIKDLEEELRRVKSEAIIARREPKEEGEDVSSYLCTELDKIPMAQRRRFTRVEMARVLMERNQYKERLMELQEAVRWTEMIRASREHPSVQEKKKSTIWQFFSRLFSSSSSPPPAKRSYPSVNIHYKSPTTAGFSQRRSHALCQISAGSRPLEFFPDDDCTSSARREQKREQYRQVREHVRNDDGRLQACGWSLPAKYKQLSPNGGQEDTRMKNVPVPVYCRPLVEKDPTMKLWCAAGVNLSGWKPSEDHTGNGVKLEPGSDPLTCNQEVEGEAKSNHTSPEKKKAKELPETDATSSRVWILTSTLTTSKVVIIDANQPGTVVDQFTVCNAHVLCISSIPAASDSDYPPGEIFLDSDVNPEDSGADGVLAGITLVGCATRCNVPRSNCSSRGDTPVLDKGQGEVATVANGKVNPSQSTEEATEATEVPDSGPSEAEAAAVRPGPLTEHVFTDPAPAQPPSAQPGSENGPEANSSGVQPEQEPSGDSKGASSSALPTMWLGAQNGWLYVHSAVSNWKKCLHSIKLKDSVLSLVHVKGRVLVALADGTLAIFHRGEDGQWDLSNYHLMDLGHPHHSIRCMAVVYDRVWCGYKNKVHVIQPKTMQIEKSFDAHPRRESQVRQLAWIGDGVWVSIRLDSTLRLYHAHTHQHLQDVDIEPYVSKMLGTGKLGFSFVRITALLIAGNRLWVGTGNGVVISIPLTETVVLHRGQLLGLRANKTSPTSGEGARPGGVIHVYGDDSTDKSASSFIPYCSMAQAQLCFHGHRDAVKFFVSVPGNVLATLNGSVLDSPSESPGPAAPASDAEGQKLKNVLVLSGGEGYIDFRIGDGEDDETEENAADVSQVKPMLSKAERSHIIVWQVSYSPE; encoded by the exons AAATTCATTGAGTTTGAAGATGCCTTGGAACAAGAGAAGAAGGAGCTACAAATCCAGGTGGAACACTATGAGTTTCAGACCCGCCAGCTGGAACTGAAGGCCAAAAACTATGCAGATCAGA CCACTTGCTCACTTCTGGTCTACACTTCACAATCCT TTTCCCGGTTGGAGGAGCGGGAATCAGAGATGAAGAAGGAGTACAATGCTTTGCACCAGCGACACACAGAG ATGATACAGACCTACGTGGAGCACATCGAGAGGTCCAAGATGCAGCAAGTTGGGGGAAACAGCCAGACTGAGAGCAGCCTGCCCGGGCGAAG TCCTCGTCAGTCGTGGAGGAAAAG GAAGGAGCGCCCCACCTCTCTGAATGTCTTCCCCCTGACCGACGGCATG TGTCCACATGATGAGATGTCCGAGTCAGGCCAGTCCTCAGCGGCTGCCACGCCCAGCACCACGGGCACCAAGTCCAACACACCCACATCCTCTGTGCCCTCGGCCGCAGTCACACCCCTCAACGAGAGCCTGCAGCCCCTGGGGGACTACGGCACTGGCACCAAGAACAGCAAGCGGGCCCGGGAAAAGCGCAACAGCCGCAACATGGAGGTTCAGGTCACGCAGGAGATGCGAAACGTCAGCATAG GCATGGGCAGCAGTGATGAGTGGTCTGATGTTCAAGACATTATTGACTCCACCCCAGAGCTGGACATGGGTCGGGAGCCCCGCCTAGACCGCACTGGCAACAG CCCAACCCAGGGGATCGTCAACAAGGCTTTTGGCATCAACACTGACTCCCTGTACCACGAGCTGTCAACTGCGGGGTCCGAGGTCATCGGGGACGTGGATGAAGGGGCCGACCTGCTAG GAATGGGCAAGGAAGTGGGGAATCTGCTGCTGGAGAACTCACAGCTTCTAGAAACCAA AAATGCTCTGAACGTAGTGAAGAATGACCTCATCGCCAAAGTGGACCAGCTGTCGGGGGAGCAGGAGGTGCTGAAGGGGGATTTAGAAGCTGCCAGGCAAGCCAAACTGAGGCTAGAGAGCCGCATCAAGGACCTGGAGGAGGAGCTGAGGAG AGTGAAGTCCGAGGCCATCATAGCTCGCCGTGAACCCAAAGAAGAGGGGGAGGATGTAAGCAGCTATCTCTGTACAGAATTG GACAAGATCCCCATGGCGCAGCGCCGCCGCTTCACACGGGTGGAGATGGCCCGTGTGCTTATGGAGCGCAACCAGTACAAGGAGCGGCTGATGGAGCTTCAGGAGGCCGTGCGGTGGACTGAGATGATCAG GGCATCCCGAGAGCACCCATCTGTCCAGGAGAAGAAGAAATCTACCATCTGGCAGTT CTTCAGCCGCCTCTTCAGCTCCTCGTCCAGCCCCCCTCCAGCCAAGCGGTCCTACCCCTCGGTGAACATCCATTACAAGTCGCCCACTACAGCTGGCTTCAGTCAGCGCCGGAGTCATGCCCTGTGCCAGATCTCAGCAGGCAGCCGGCCCCTGGAGTTCTTCCCAGATGA CGACTGTACCTCCTCTGCCAGGCGGGAGCAGAAGCGTGAGCAGTACCGCCAGGTGCGGGAGCACGTGCGCAACGACGACGGGCGGCTGCAGGCCTGCGGTTGGAGCCTGCCGGCCAAGTACAAGCAG CTGAGTCCCAATGGCGGCCAGGAGGACACGCGGATGAAGAACGTGCCTGTCCCTGTGTACTGCCGCCCTCTGGTGGAGAAAGATCCCACCATGAAG CTGTGGTGTGCCGCGGGTGTCAACTTGAGTGGGTGGAAACCCAGCGAGGACCACACTGGGAATGGAGTCAAGCTGGAGCCGGGCTCTGACCCTTTGACCTGCAACCAGGAAGTGGAAGGAGAGGCCAAGAGCAACCATACATCCCCCGAGAAGAAGAAG GCAAAGGAACTTCCTGAGACAGATGCCACCTCCAGCCGGGTGTGGATCCTCACCAGCACCCTGACTACCAGCAAAGTGGTGATCATCGATGCCAACCAGCCAGGCACCGTCGTGGATCAGTTCACCGTCTGCAATGCCCATGTCCTGTGCATCTCCAGCATCCCCG CGGCCAGCGACAGTGACTACCCTCCAGGGGAGATCTTCCTGGACAGTGACGTGAACCCTGAAGACTCTGGCGCAGACGGAGTGCTGGCCGGCATCACCCTAGTGGGCTGTGCCACCCGCTGCAATGTGCCGCGAAGCAACTGCTCCTCCCGAGGGGACACCCCAGTGCTGGACAAGGGCCAGG GGGAGGTGGCTACTGTTGCCAATGGGAAGGTCAACCCATCTCAGTCCACAGAGGAGGCCACAGAGGCCACAGAGGTCCCTGATTCCGGGCCCAGTGAGGCAGAGGCAGCTGCGGTGCGGCCTGGGCCCCTCACAGAACACGTCTTCACTGACCCGGCCCCTGCCCAACCCCCGAGTGCGCAGCCTGGCAG TGAAAATGGGCCGGAGGCCAACTCGAGTGGTGTGCAGCCTGAGCAGGAGCCCAGTGGAGACTCCAAGGGGGCCAGCAGCAGTGCCTTGCCCACCATGTGGCTGGGAGCCCAGAATGGCTG GTTGTATGTGCACTCGGCCGTGTCCAACTGGAAGAAGTGTCTGCACTCCATCAAGCTGAAGGACTCAGTGTTGAGCCTGGT GCACGTGAAAGGACGAGTGCTGGTGGCTCTGGCAGACGGGACTCTAGCCATCTTCCACCGAGGCGAAG ATGGCCAGTGGGACCTGAGCAACTATCACCTCATGGACCTGGGCCACCCACACCACTCCATACGCTGCATGGCAGTTGTGTACGACCGCGTCTGGTGCGGCTACAAGAACAAGGTGCACGTCATCCAGCCCAAGACCATGCAGATAGAG AAGTCATTTGATGCCCACCCACGGCGGGAGAGCCAGGTGAGGCAACTGGCGTGGATTGGCGATGGGGTGTGGGTATCCATCCGCTTGGACTCCACACTGCGGCTGTACCACGCCCACACCCACCAGCACCTGCAGGACGTGGACATCGAGCCCTATGTCAGCAAGATGCTGG gcacaGGCAAGCTGGGCTTCTCTTTTGTGCGCATCACGGCCCTGCTCATTGCGGGAAACCGGCTCTGGGTGGGCACCGGCAACGGAGTTGTCATCTCTATCCCATTGACCGAGA CTGTAGTCCTGCACCGAGGCCAACTCCTGGGGCTCCGAG cCAACAAGACATCCCCTACGTCTGGGGAGGGGGCCCGCCCAGGGGGCGTCATCCATGTGTACGGGGACGACAGCACTGACAAATCGGCTAGCAGTTTCATCCCATACTGCTCCatggcccaggcccagctctgttTCCATGGGCACCGGGATGCTGTCAAGTTCTTTGTCTCCGTGCCAG GGAATGTGTTGGCCACTCTAAATGGCAGCGTGCTGGACAGCCCATCGGAAAGCCCTGGGCCCGCTGCCCCTGCTTCAGATGCCGAGGGCCAGAAGCTGAAGAATGTGCTGGTGCTGAGCGGCGGGGAGGGCTACATTGACTTCCGCATTG GCGACGGAGAAGATGATGAGACGGAGGAGAATGCGGCAGACGTGAGCCAGGTGAAGCCCATGCTGTCCAAGGCTGAGCGCAGCCACATCATCGTGTGGCAGGTGTCCTACTCCCCTGAGTGA
- the MAPK8IP3 gene encoding C-Jun-amino-terminal kinase-interacting protein 3 isoform X3 codes for MMEIQMDEGGGVVVYQDDYCSGSVMSERVSGLAGSIYREFERLIHCYDEEVVKELMPLVVNVLENLDSVLSENQEHEVELELLREDNEQLLTQYEREKALRKQAEEKFIEFEDALEQEKKELQIQVEHYEFQTRQLELKAKNYADQTTCSLLVYTSQSFSRLEERESEMKKEYNALHQRHTEMIQTYVEHIERSKMQQVGGNSQTESSLPGRSRKERPTSLNVFPLTDGMVRAQMGGKLVPSGDHWHLSDLGQLQFSSTYQCPHDEMSESGQSSAAATPSTTGTKSNTPTSSVPSAAVTPLNESLQPLGDYGTGTKNSKRAREKRNSRNMEVQVTQEMRNVSIGMGSSDEWSDVQDIIDSTPELDMGREPRLDRTGNSPTQGIVNKAFGINTDSLYHELSTAGSEVIGDVDEGADLLGMGKEVGNLLLENSQLLETKNALNVVKNDLIAKVDQLSGEQEVLKGDLEAARQAKLRLESRIKDLEEELRRVKSEAIIARREPKEEGEDVSSYLCTELDKIPMAQRRRFTRVEMARVLMERNQYKERLMELQEAVRWTEMIRASREHPSVQEKKKSTIWQFFSRLFSSSSSPPPAKRSYPSVNIHYKSPTTAGFSQRRSHALCQISAGSRPLEFFPDDDCTSSARREQKREQYRQVREHVRNDDGRLQACGWSLPAKYKQLSPNGGQEDTRMKNVPVPVYCRPLVEKDPTMKLWCAAGVNLSGWKPSEDHTGNGVKLEPGSDPLTCNQEVEGEAKSNHTSPEKKKAKELPETDATSSRVWILTSTLTTSKVVIIDANQPGTVVDQFTVCNAHVLCISSIPAASDSDYPPGEIFLDSDVNPEDSGADGVLAGITLVGCATRCNVPRSNCSSRGDTPVLDKGQGEVATVANGKVNPSQSTEEATEATEVPDSGPSEAEAAAVRPGPLTEHVFTDPAPAQPPSAQPGSENGPEANSSGVQPEQEPSGDSKGASSSALPTMWLGAQNGWLYVHSAVSNWKKCLHSIKLKDSVLSLVHVKGRVLVALADGTLAIFHRGEDGQWDLSNYHLMDLGHPHHSIRCMAVVYDRVWCGYKNKVHVIQPKTMQIEKSFDAHPRRESQVRQLAWIGDGVWVSIRLDSTLRLYHAHTHQHLQDVDIEPYVSKMLGTGKLGFSFVRITALLIAGNRLWVGTGNGVVISIPLTETVVLHRGQLLGLRANKTSPTSGEGARPGGVIHVYGDDSTDKSASSFIPYCSMAQAQLCFHGHRDAVKFFVSVPGNVLATLNGSVLDSPSESPGPAAPASDAEGQKLKNVLVLSGGEGYIDFRIGDGEDDETEENAADVSQVKPMLSKAERSHIIVWQVSYSPE; via the exons AAATTCATTGAGTTTGAAGATGCCTTGGAACAAGAGAAGAAGGAGCTACAAATCCAGGTGGAACACTATGAGTTTCAGACCCGCCAGCTGGAACTGAAGGCCAAAAACTATGCAGATCAGA CCACTTGCTCACTTCTGGTCTACACTTCACAATCCT TTTCCCGGTTGGAGGAGCGGGAATCAGAGATGAAGAAGGAGTACAATGCTTTGCACCAGCGACACACAGAG ATGATACAGACCTACGTGGAGCACATCGAGAGGTCCAAGATGCAGCAAGTTGGGGGAAACAGCCAGACTGAGAGCAGCCTGCCCGGGCGAAG CAGGAAGGAGCGCCCCACCTCTCTGAATGTCTTCCCCCTGACCGACGGCATGGTACGTGCACAGATGGGGGGCAAGCTCGTGCCTTCGGGGGACCACTGGCACCTGAGTGACCTCGGCCAGCTGCAGTTCAGCTCCACCTACCAG TGTCCACATGATGAGATGTCCGAGTCAGGCCAGTCCTCAGCGGCTGCCACGCCCAGCACCACGGGCACCAAGTCCAACACACCCACATCCTCTGTGCCCTCGGCCGCAGTCACACCCCTCAACGAGAGCCTGCAGCCCCTGGGGGACTACGGCACTGGCACCAAGAACAGCAAGCGGGCCCGGGAAAAGCGCAACAGCCGCAACATGGAGGTTCAGGTCACGCAGGAGATGCGAAACGTCAGCATAG GCATGGGCAGCAGTGATGAGTGGTCTGATGTTCAAGACATTATTGACTCCACCCCAGAGCTGGACATGGGTCGGGAGCCCCGCCTAGACCGCACTGGCAACAG CCCAACCCAGGGGATCGTCAACAAGGCTTTTGGCATCAACACTGACTCCCTGTACCACGAGCTGTCAACTGCGGGGTCCGAGGTCATCGGGGACGTGGATGAAGGGGCCGACCTGCTAG GAATGGGCAAGGAAGTGGGGAATCTGCTGCTGGAGAACTCACAGCTTCTAGAAACCAA AAATGCTCTGAACGTAGTGAAGAATGACCTCATCGCCAAAGTGGACCAGCTGTCGGGGGAGCAGGAGGTGCTGAAGGGGGATTTAGAAGCTGCCAGGCAAGCCAAACTGAGGCTAGAGAGCCGCATCAAGGACCTGGAGGAGGAGCTGAGGAG AGTGAAGTCCGAGGCCATCATAGCTCGCCGTGAACCCAAAGAAGAGGGGGAGGATGTAAGCAGCTATCTCTGTACAGAATTG GACAAGATCCCCATGGCGCAGCGCCGCCGCTTCACACGGGTGGAGATGGCCCGTGTGCTTATGGAGCGCAACCAGTACAAGGAGCGGCTGATGGAGCTTCAGGAGGCCGTGCGGTGGACTGAGATGATCAG GGCATCCCGAGAGCACCCATCTGTCCAGGAGAAGAAGAAATCTACCATCTGGCAGTT CTTCAGCCGCCTCTTCAGCTCCTCGTCCAGCCCCCCTCCAGCCAAGCGGTCCTACCCCTCGGTGAACATCCATTACAAGTCGCCCACTACAGCTGGCTTCAGTCAGCGCCGGAGTCATGCCCTGTGCCAGATCTCAGCAGGCAGCCGGCCCCTGGAGTTCTTCCCAGATGA CGACTGTACCTCCTCTGCCAGGCGGGAGCAGAAGCGTGAGCAGTACCGCCAGGTGCGGGAGCACGTGCGCAACGACGACGGGCGGCTGCAGGCCTGCGGTTGGAGCCTGCCGGCCAAGTACAAGCAG CTGAGTCCCAATGGCGGCCAGGAGGACACGCGGATGAAGAACGTGCCTGTCCCTGTGTACTGCCGCCCTCTGGTGGAGAAAGATCCCACCATGAAG CTGTGGTGTGCCGCGGGTGTCAACTTGAGTGGGTGGAAACCCAGCGAGGACCACACTGGGAATGGAGTCAAGCTGGAGCCGGGCTCTGACCCTTTGACCTGCAACCAGGAAGTGGAAGGAGAGGCCAAGAGCAACCATACATCCCCCGAGAAGAAGAAG GCAAAGGAACTTCCTGAGACAGATGCCACCTCCAGCCGGGTGTGGATCCTCACCAGCACCCTGACTACCAGCAAAGTGGTGATCATCGATGCCAACCAGCCAGGCACCGTCGTGGATCAGTTCACCGTCTGCAATGCCCATGTCCTGTGCATCTCCAGCATCCCCG CGGCCAGCGACAGTGACTACCCTCCAGGGGAGATCTTCCTGGACAGTGACGTGAACCCTGAAGACTCTGGCGCAGACGGAGTGCTGGCCGGCATCACCCTAGTGGGCTGTGCCACCCGCTGCAATGTGCCGCGAAGCAACTGCTCCTCCCGAGGGGACACCCCAGTGCTGGACAAGGGCCAGG GGGAGGTGGCTACTGTTGCCAATGGGAAGGTCAACCCATCTCAGTCCACAGAGGAGGCCACAGAGGCCACAGAGGTCCCTGATTCCGGGCCCAGTGAGGCAGAGGCAGCTGCGGTGCGGCCTGGGCCCCTCACAGAACACGTCTTCACTGACCCGGCCCCTGCCCAACCCCCGAGTGCGCAGCCTGGCAG TGAAAATGGGCCGGAGGCCAACTCGAGTGGTGTGCAGCCTGAGCAGGAGCCCAGTGGAGACTCCAAGGGGGCCAGCAGCAGTGCCTTGCCCACCATGTGGCTGGGAGCCCAGAATGGCTG GTTGTATGTGCACTCGGCCGTGTCCAACTGGAAGAAGTGTCTGCACTCCATCAAGCTGAAGGACTCAGTGTTGAGCCTGGT GCACGTGAAAGGACGAGTGCTGGTGGCTCTGGCAGACGGGACTCTAGCCATCTTCCACCGAGGCGAAG ATGGCCAGTGGGACCTGAGCAACTATCACCTCATGGACCTGGGCCACCCACACCACTCCATACGCTGCATGGCAGTTGTGTACGACCGCGTCTGGTGCGGCTACAAGAACAAGGTGCACGTCATCCAGCCCAAGACCATGCAGATAGAG AAGTCATTTGATGCCCACCCACGGCGGGAGAGCCAGGTGAGGCAACTGGCGTGGATTGGCGATGGGGTGTGGGTATCCATCCGCTTGGACTCCACACTGCGGCTGTACCACGCCCACACCCACCAGCACCTGCAGGACGTGGACATCGAGCCCTATGTCAGCAAGATGCTGG gcacaGGCAAGCTGGGCTTCTCTTTTGTGCGCATCACGGCCCTGCTCATTGCGGGAAACCGGCTCTGGGTGGGCACCGGCAACGGAGTTGTCATCTCTATCCCATTGACCGAGA CTGTAGTCCTGCACCGAGGCCAACTCCTGGGGCTCCGAG cCAACAAGACATCCCCTACGTCTGGGGAGGGGGCCCGCCCAGGGGGCGTCATCCATGTGTACGGGGACGACAGCACTGACAAATCGGCTAGCAGTTTCATCCCATACTGCTCCatggcccaggcccagctctgttTCCATGGGCACCGGGATGCTGTCAAGTTCTTTGTCTCCGTGCCAG GGAATGTGTTGGCCACTCTAAATGGCAGCGTGCTGGACAGCCCATCGGAAAGCCCTGGGCCCGCTGCCCCTGCTTCAGATGCCGAGGGCCAGAAGCTGAAGAATGTGCTGGTGCTGAGCGGCGGGGAGGGCTACATTGACTTCCGCATTG GCGACGGAGAAGATGATGAGACGGAGGAGAATGCGGCAGACGTGAGCCAGGTGAAGCCCATGCTGTCCAAGGCTGAGCGCAGCCACATCATCGTGTGGCAGGTGTCCTACTCCCCTGAGTGA